The stretch of DNA aaaaaagattttgcaaaatatttttatttttttaaaactaatgcatatgcagtccactgctttaggagagttttttttccagtttttttaattttttttttcagtttttacaaaataaatactttaaaaaaactgaaaagacttaaaaatatatattttgcaaattcctttctttttctagtttttacagaatatatatttttcagtttttaaaagcatttttataaaaaaaaaaaaattccagggCATTATTGATCCATTTTAAATAACACAAGGGTATTATTAGACCCATTTTATAATGGCAGAGttatttttgaattcaaatttaaacaagagttataattgatccatttcgaataccacaagaTCATTTTTGGGCCTTTTCCGTGTATTCTATTCCGGATCCTTGGAAGACGGTATGTACTCCTGCCTGAATGGGTTGATCAAGGACAACTGCTCATCATGATTGTAAATCCTCCTTACTAGCTGACTTTATTCAATGACTTTATTGCTTTCATCGAGTTATTTGTCCGAATAAAGTCATGTAACATTAGTTCACATTCAACATGAGATACtcattaaaagaaaaaataattaaccACTAAAATTAGTCATTCCACTTGATTTCTATCGATTTGGGTGATTcgttttgttttgttatttttcttaGCCAGCAACAAATAACTGTATgcaaaaataacaaattattgTGCATCTAATTTTACTTGCGCTCCAACATAGACAAAGGAATCCTTCCTCTATCTCCTCCCCATCCACTCTCACCCCctaaaaaatttaagaaaaaaagacaATAAAATATTTTACAGCCATTAAAATTGTTAAACGTACATTAACATAAAGATTTTACACCCATTAAGGTCGTTAAATATACATTAACAAGTTATATACTGGTCCAAAGAAGATAACAATCAAATGGATTTAAGTCTCATTATCATGTCATCCTTAACATCCTCTTGTAAAAATACAGAGTAAGGCTGCGCACgatagactcttgtggtccggcccttccccggaccccgcgtataacgggagcttagtgcaccggactgcccttATCATGTCACCTTTACTAAATTTATTTTTCCATAAGTCTAAGAGCGAGAAAAAGTGAGTGCTCCAAAATAGCTAACGATGGGAATTGATTTTGTAGTCctttacaatttttatttttattttaagtcTTCTGCACAATTTTTTTTACACATAAAAGATCTAAAAAAATACATGAAAGATTTTAAAAGGTTATTTTCTCCTATTCAAATTATAAGTAGCCACAATAGATCATTTCCTCAACCTAATACGGTACttcttcaatttctatttcttatgttttggaacttgtaaTCTATGTTAGAAAAAGGAGTTTGAACTTGAGATTAACACAATGAATGTTTGAATTTAAAGAGGTAAAATGTTAGTACTTGAGATTTTGTGGTgagaaagaaggaagaaaatgaaAGGCCAATGAGTGAAGATATGTTTGGGCCAAAGAAATACTAAAAAAGAGTAGCCTGGAAATCATCGTTGAACCTCAACCTCAACTCAACGATAAGAAAAATCCACTTAACGCCCATTTCCAACCTCATTCCTCCACGTCCATAATACACCCTTTTTATTTCCTTGTCAACACACATCTGACATCTCTTCACTCTGTCTTCACACACACTGCTTTTTGCCGTAAGACGGAACCGTCGAGTGTAGTGACGAGAGAAGAGTATAATCAATGGCATCAGCTACAGCTTCCCACACTTTGTGCGGCATCCCCGCTACCTCATCCTCTACTACCAACAAGGCTATTGCCCCTTCATCTGCTCGCTTCCTTGCCAAAACTCCTCTCCGCCGCCTCGGCTTCGCTGGCGCCGCCGCTGATTCTCTCTTCACCAACCACGTGGCAGCCAAGCTCCGATCCCTCAAGGGCTCTTCCAAGCCTGTTAGGGGCGTTGCTTCTATGGCCAAGAAGAGCGTTGGAGACCTTACCGCTGCCGAGTTGAAGGGCAAGAAAGTCTTCGTGAGGGCCGATTTGAATGTCCCACTTGATGATAGCCAGAACATTACTGATGACACTAGAATTAGAGCTGCCGTCCCTACTATCAAGCATTTGATGGCCAATGGTGCTAAAGTTATTCTCTCCAGTCACCTGGTCTGTAccactttcttctcttcttctgtCCTTTTTTCGCATCTCCCCTTTGTTTTTGCTCCTTCCCCGGTGGATCTTTGTTGtgccttttctttttatttttaaatcgcAGTAACAGAGTGGAACTGAAATTGAACTTATTTACTGGCTCACAATATCATAGGAAATTGCGTGTCTATGGATGATTGATTAGTCTATTTAGAATTATGAAATTCTGATAGCCTTTTACAAGTCACTGTAACGTGCCTTCAATGTTGTCCTCCTATTTGCTTTCTCTTTTTCCACATTTTGTTAAGGTATTGGGGATATGTCAAATCTTAGTTTATTTTGCTTATTGAAATTTCAGGGACGGCCAAAAGGAGTCACTCCTAAATACAGCTTGGCACCGCTAGTCCCTAGGCTATCCGAACTGCTTGGAATCCAGGTACATCCTGTTGCAATTTTAGTGCTATTCATTGTTTAAAAAGAAGATAGAAAGAAAGAATTAAGACAAAAAAATAGTTCATGTCGATCAAAAGTTGACTATCTAACTTATTTTGCTATTGACTCTTGTATGCTTTACCAATAGGTTGTGAAGGCTGAGGACTGCATTGGTCCGGAAGTTGAGAAGTTGGTCGCTTCACTTCCCGAGGGTAGTGTTCTTCTTCTCGAGAACGTAAGATTCTACAAGGAGGAAGAGAAGAACGAACCTGAGTTTGCAAAGAAACTTGCATCATTGGCAGATCTTTACGTGAATGATGCATTCGGTACAGCTCACAGAGCACATGCCTCTACAGAGGGAGTTACTAAATTTTTGAAGCCTTCTGTTGCAGGTTTCCTCTTACAAAAGGTTAGCTTACTTGATTGTCACTTCCTTACTGAGGCGGAGCTAGAATTTCAACTTTATGGGTTCTGAATTTTAGAACAATGACTTCAAGTGCTAATAATTTGGTTCTAAATTTAacatttgtacatatttaatgaattgtTTTTAGCATGGTTTGAGCAAAAGCTACTGGGTTTGGCCGAATCCATACTTGGGCTTCTAGCTCCGCTCCCGCTTCCTTACATATTGTTTTCTTTGACAAACTGATGGTCATAAAACCATCTATGGAAAATTGCACTCTAGAAAATTTATTTTGTCTTAATTGTTCTTTTATTTGTTTCAGGAATTGGACTATTTAGTTGGGGCAGTTTCAAGTCCAAAGAGGCCATTTGCTGCTATTGTGGGTGGTTCAAAGGTTTCATCCAAGATTGGAGTGATCGAATCACTTTTAGAGAAATGTGATATATTGCTTTTGGGTGGAGGAATGATCTTTACCTTCTACAAGGCTCAGGGTCTTTCAGTTGGTTCCTCCTTGGTTGAGGAAGACAAACTAGAACTCGCTACATCACTCCTAGAGAAGGCCAAGGCGAAAGGAGTCAGTCTCTTGTTACCATCTGATGTTGTGATTGCAGATAAATTTGCTCCTGATGCAAACAGCAAGGTTTGAATGCTAAGCTTTTCTCATATAAACCTATCTGACCTTAGAGCTGCTTTTTGCTCTTGAGATTCTTTAGACTTCCCATCTTGATTCTGTATTGTGATTGGCACTTAGATATCAGAGTTTGTTACTTATGGATTGTGTTGAAAATACAATTTTGTTTTGGTTACTGCAGATTGTACCGGCATCTGCTATCCCAGACGGTTGGATGGGGTTGGACATTGGACCAGACTCTGTCAAGACTTTCAACGATGCCTTGGATACCACAAAAACAGTGATCTGGAATGGACCTATGGGGGTGTTTGAATTTGACAAGTTTGCTGTTGGAACAGAGGTACCAATTACCATTCTTCTCTTCATATTTGTTTTACCATATGCCAAGctttataaaagaaatggaaAAGGGAATGAAGCTGGTTATGCATGGGTTTAAAAGTAAAAGGAAGAGGAATAAGCTGGTTTGATATGTCACTTTGTGTGTTTACCTGAGAGTAAGTAGTAATAAGAATGTTGTGGTGATAGGCAATTGCGAAGAAGCTTGCAGACTTAAGTGGGAAAGGAGTGACGACTATCATTGGAGGTGGAGATTCTGTTGCAGCTGTTGAGAAAGTTGGAGTTGCTAGCGTGATGAGCCACATATCCACTGGTGGTGGTGCCAGTTTGGAGCTACTGGAAGGCAAGGTGCTCCCCGGTGTCATTGCTCTAGATGAAGCAGACGCCCCCGTTGCTGTGTAAAACAATTTGTACTAATTCTTTTTTCTCCGGTGGTCAACATAATGGTTCATTTTGGGAAGCATTGAGTTGATGTTGTAGATTTGTCAGGTTATATTGTTATATAATGTCCTTTTTTTTAACCCATGTTATTTTTGTCTAAATAAAGGGCGAGTATATCAGTTATAGACAGCTATCCTTTTGATGTCTTTCAACAAACTCTATCCTTGATTTGGTTCATTTTGGAGGAACTTCTTTAGACGTAAGAACTTTGCCATCTGAACAAACCCATGCTGCGTTTTAATGTTCACCTGCCTTTAGCATTAAATGACACCTCTAACACGCGGTGGTTTATGTAAGGTGAGATTAGTATAGGCAGTTATGCACATATCAAAGTCACAATATGGTATAACATATACCAAGCGTTTTGTTGTTGAACATTAATTTCCTATGAAAAAGGAAAAATTTACAATAGAAAGAAAGTGGTCACGCGATTTGGGATGTGTATCAGTGCACGTAAAAAGCCCAGAAAAAGCAGACACAGAAATCGCTTCCTTGGCTTTCCTCCAGTCTGACTTGTATCCGTCTCATGTGACAAGTTTTAACTTTTGAAATCAAATTGATTAGTtgtagaaagaaaaagaaatcaaatCTATGGAATTTGGACTTACATTAGAGTGAAAAATTTTAGTGATTATCATCGAGAAGAAAGTTCTACTGTTTTACTACAATGATTAACGTGTTACTGAATTGGAAATTAAGAAAGTGAATTCCTAGACTAGGGCGTTAACGATGGGCTTAAGGCAGTTAAATTGATGATTTGCCCCTTAACCTTAAGTAGAAGGACAAGTCCAagataaagtattttttttccagGGAAAAAACAACTGTGTGAGAAAGAATTAAAGATGGATCAGTCATACTAATGCGGGATCAAGTTCCCTTCTCCAATTTAAGACTTTAATAGTTTTTTCTACTTGAGCTGGTTCCAAACTAGTGGTAACATTATCTTTACATTGATAGGCAGCTCAGTGGCTATCATATTTTATGAAAATCAAATAGAGATAAAGTAATTACATAGAAATAAAGTAATTACATAGAAATAAAGTAATTGGTCTTCAATGTATCACTGAGATTTTACCTTCATCCGTAGCATGTCTTAATGCGTCGTCAATCGCATTTTCATGCGAAGCTAAAATGCTATACTTTATGTCATTATTTACTCTACGTTTTGTTTGTAATATTGATTGTTAGTGTTATGTTTGCCCTTAATTGAATTGATTTTATATGCAGGATCATTTGAGAATAAAGTGGAATGAAAGTTGAACAAAGAGAATAAAGTGGAATGAAAGTTGAACAAAGTGGGATGATTCAggatggtttcggaccaagtttagGTGTTTTGCTGCAGCTGGTTGCTGGGGCTGgtgttgtgctttgcgatcgcggggCGATGTCCGCGATAACGATGAAGGAATTGGTGGGCTGCCATTTTGTGCTACACGATCGCGACAGGAAAgttgcaaacgcgaagaaggattctGGATGGGACATCTGGTTACCTTTCATAAACGCGAAGAAGGCCCCGCACACGCGAAGGGGGATCTAGctctccttcgcgaacacggaggtccaagcgcgaacgcgaagaaggaagggaaTGTTGGGCCTGGCAGGCATTAAGCCTTTGAGAACGTGGCCCAGGGaccgcgaacacgaaggccatgGGTCAGGATGAATCAGGAACGTGACCTGGATGTCGCGAACGCGACAAAAGTTAGGGTAGTATTAagctttggccttcgcgatcgtgaggctACTTTCGCGAGCGTGAGGCTACTTCCACGATTACAAAGAGGAAAGACCTGGGTAGATTACTTCATATTTCGAGACTTAGCCCATTCTCTCACATTTTCACTTGGGATGGGCAAATTTTTTGAGAGCTCTTTTGAGGGGAATTTTCATCAacatcacaaggtaagtgatttctaccaactatgagtttaatacatggattatatatagatttaaacatgaaattttgtagaaattctgggattttggaagaaaacctagaaatggtatttttggattttaaccacaaaattggatatggaattgggaataaattgtatatttgagtttgtggtgctatgggtaatatttatcttcgaaagtTTTTGGATTCGGGcgtgtgggcccgagggttgtctttgttatgtgctacatgttgtgggagttacgcatgtatgaggtgacgagtgtctgtgcgtatgttagaattcctgattatgtcagGGTAGTCTTAGACTTACGtaatgctttaattgtactatttgatttATGCTTGCctatttaaatgctttaattttaTTTAGCCCGAGACTAGACTCGCGTAGAGTATCAGACTTACTATTTAGATACTCGAGGAGCTACTTGATTACCCGTGGAAATTATACTTCTCTTTACGGATTTCTTCCACGTTGTGCATATTCGTCCAaaagttttcttaaatttcataactcacacgtatattcatgAGTGAGGCTAATGACCCGTCAAAgtttcatattctaatgggattgggctAAACGCCTTaacaatactcttatgggatcaggtcgttcgtcTCGACGGTATCATGTAACACActtttatgggatcaggttgttcgCCTCGATAGAGTAATATATTCTTAACGGACCGGGTCATTCGCCTTGGCAatatcatgtatcatattcttatgggatcggaccgcTGGCCTCGGTAAGACTATGTAACATAGATCAGGTTGTTCATCTCGGCTGTTCTACgaatcactcttatgggatcgggttattcTCCTTGGCAGTtctatgaaatactcttatgggatcgagccgttcacctcggcagaatcgtgcgaaaTAATTGATACGGAGTCATCGTACTTATGAGTCATCCTGACTTGAGATGCGATATTTTATCTGGTGTTGACCATTACGTATTCCATTTGAGGCAGTATTCGATTATTGAGGACTTCGTATTATTTCTTATGTTGAGGATCGTGTTATGTACATATATTTTATCTCATTGTTTTACTTGTCATGCTTCGTACCTGTCTACTTTTAttatacttgatttattggaccactagtatgtatcgatgtcgacccctcatcaatAATTCTtcggggttagactagatacttactgggtatgcgttgatttacgtactcatactaaaattttgtgctaattgtgtagGTACTGAGATAGGTACATTTGGTAGTCATCTTGCCGCAACTGTTaaggagactttgtggtgagctgcattccatgttacgatctgcaGTACACAAAGTCCCCATCTTATTCATTTATTTTATCctatctattttatattccaaacagatgttgtagtagTATTGCATTTCatggtagatgctcatgcacttgtgatacatGATTTTGGAGGTATCTAGTAGATATTCACAGTTGTATCCAATGTTGTTATTATCGCTACAATCTATTATTCATTTATACTCGGTAATTTGGTAAAGAAGAATATATGTTTCCATGAGTTCTATATTTAATTAATGAATTCCTAATTTCTAAAGGttaaaatggataattaagtGGAGGTTCacgtgttggcttgcctaacagcatCATTGGGCACTATCATGATCTATTATGGGATTTGGatcatgacagcttggtattagaactctaggttcacgtatgtctcacgagtcatgagcaagtacattagagtcttgcggatggtacaaagacgtctgtacttatcttcgagaggctatatggcttttaggagaacttccctttcttgattcctcgcCATACAATTTGATTTAGTTGAAGCTTATGTTTTTaattccttcctactcattcgtaCGTGATGTCGAGTATCCGATATTAGTTAGGAACCGAAGAGTTATAGAGATGCTACAGGTGTGGTGTAGGATATCTTTCCTTGCATATGTGGGTAGACTATTATTTTCGCCTTGTGGAGGGGTGTTCTATCATTTTagcccagtgttagtgttgcccatattttgaggttttatacagtgtattatgatgttcatgcattcttaTCGTGTAGTGCTAATGTGAATGGTATGGTGCTTGTTTGTGTTACGACATTGAAGGATTCGAGAGGAGTATTATTTGGTTTATGATTGGGAGATTCAGCATTCAATTCCAGCGGAGgagaggcaattggactatggatgtcCGGGTGTTGGCGACAAAGTtgcgagattggatattttcgaactTGGTGGAATTCTTATTTGTGTTGTTGTGTCATCGTCATTGTTGAATGCCTTAAGGCTCATCAGTATGAGGGTCTTCATTTTTCTGCCTTTGGGGACCCAGAGTTGTGGAGTGGTACCTAAGAAGTGGTTATCAAAGATGGCGGTGTATTGCGTTTTAGGGTTCGAGGGAGATGATCCTTGAGGTGGATTCTACACATGGGAAGTTCGGATGTGACAAAAAGAGTTTGTTCGGAATATAGAGGGATGTGAATGCTTGGTTATCGTTTTGGGATTCTATATGGCTTCGAGCTTTAGACGTATTGTTGGGCCTTCAATTGATGTTAATGGAATGAATGGATTCTTACCGCTGCGGATGAGTGTGGACCTAGGAGAACTAACTGATTTCATAGTAAATGTAACTATGACAATGTCGTTGGGGGATGTCGATATGAGGTTACATAGGTGGGCTATCTCATGTGAGAAGGTTAGGGATTTCATGATTTTTGATAAAGTTcctatgaagagttctactttTTATCCAACATGAGGCATGTACTGCGATGTGGGTATGTATCGCCTGAGGAAGAAGGTGCGACTATCATGAAGTTGAGTGTGCATTTGGGACTGACAATTCGGGATGTGTGATGATTAGTGAAACAAGAGTTTGTGAGAAATTTGTCTGAGTAACGGTGTGAGATCATGGTCGTTATGAGGAgaagtcattgtgggtccttaGATTTTGCGATTGTGGTTTAAAGCTAAGTAGGGGAGCCTATCGTGGATGATTGGGTAGCGTGGTTATGTTCCTTTGCAATTTTTGGTTAGCGGTATGTCAGTGGATTAGTTATGATCGAGGAAGAGAACATCAGGGGAAATTCGAGCAAGATTTGAtggatgtgtgctatatttcACCTTATTGATGTGTGGAGGTTGTAGAATAACTCAGATTGGGTATTTCTTTGTAGATGTGATGAGCAAGGAAAATAATTCATTCGATTGCTTCTTTAAAGTATCCGTGTGCTAACAGAGCACCAGTTAGTTTTATAATCAGGACTGGATTAGAGTGAgagactctcaataatggttctacTGGATTCAATATTTAAGGCGTGGTGCTTAGGGATTTTCGGGTTTGTTATGTGACTGAGGATTTAGTTTTGCAGCAGAGTGTAAAGTgtacttggagtatttttattttatcatcGCGTCCGTGGTACAGTGTTAGAGACATAAAATAAACAACTTCGTATTCACGAAAGTTCTCATCGGGTCGGGTGTAACAGTTGAAGGTGCTATTGAGTGCATTAGGGGGTATAAAATAGCTTATTGGTATTGAGACGACACGGTCTTGTGAtttggggtcactcgggatgagggTTGATTGAGGTCCATAGGGTGCTGGAAAACGAGGTGTTACTTTGAAGTCAAGTCAAGAAGAAAGTTGAAGAAGTTGAGTCAATTTAGTAGTGGTTTGGATCGGCATGGTAAAGAAAATGATCGGTTCCTTCGGTATGAAAGGGCTATACAGGTACTTCCTATCTATACTTGTGGGTTTGGCAGTCTTtatgacttggttgatttagaaGACTCAACGTTAATGTGGCacgattatgtgcaaatgggtcccGAAGAGTTATTGCAGTTtcgaccacgacttgaggtttgtgtaTTTTTTTAGTTATGAGAAGTTGGTTGCGTGTTGCAATTTTTcatctgaaatgagttaagtgaaaggtttctagccgatGAAGTATGTATTCTACCGGTGGTGCAAGAGTCATGGCAAAATTCTTATAATCTCGCGTAATAATATGATTGATGCAATGAACTAGATGGAAATTGGGATTGAAGGGTCAAGGTTGCGGTTTTGTTTTGACAAGTATGTCACGACTCGAAGGAGCGGGGGGAGATTTCAGATGTTCAGGGTATACTTGTGCTATTTTAGTGTCTCCTGAGGATGGTGTTCTATGGAAGATGCATTATGTATTGATTTGCGAATTCTTGATTAGCACCACAAAAATAGCATGATGGGTAGCCATGGATGTGCAAATTTtgttacctggtgtggaaggATGTGGGAGTATCTCCCATGGGATGATTGTGTAGGTGTAATGTATTAGTCATTTAAGTGATAGAGATTGAAATCAAATATGGAGATTCTGGTGCCGTCACAGATTGGGAGTTTATGGCTAAGCGACACATCATTCCTTTGGTTGCGTACTAtgaaagtttgttccggatttgacggttgaTCGTATGTGTCATTATGGATCTTTGGGAGGTTATTTACATAATCTGAGATGTTCGGAATCAGTTTAGGGGTCCAATGGCGGGCCTAATGTGAAGGTATATTCTACACATATCGAATATGCTTATACAACACATCATTGTCTATGGATGAGTCTTAGGGTGTGATGGATGTTATTCTTGTCGTCTTCTATTTCATGTGTTACTctttatgccatgtgggttgtgagacggcttgattattcacatGTGTGTTGTGATCATGTGTAGTCTTGTGGTGTTATAGAGATGATTTTCTAGATACTGAtttatttattgcaccttagttgtggtGTTATAGAGATGATTTTCTAGATACTGAtttatttattgcaccttagttgtgctagGCCTTTTGTAGCGCATAACACTATCCATATTCTTAGAAttatgtttatgcacttggcatgcttgtggttgatatatGTGTGTCTAGTGAATATGAGTGTttttggctcgatgggtattccCATGCAGATTGATTATGtgtagatcgggtggcacgccaccacaagTATGATATTTGGAttggattgcacgctgcaacggtgaAATATTGTGTACGATTCCTTAtactattttgtgtgttttactTCTCATCTGTGGGATAAGTCTGTACCCTTATTTAGTTCgtttcgttacgcgggctggataGTTCTGTACTCGGGTTTGTTttccttattggtcatattcgagttgtggctTGTTAGCGCCTTGATGAtgtcatatgagattttagatggtgtttgatatggcttattgcccgaacaatttgtactgggtgagacgaggtttttATACCTGGAATCAGCATAAACATATTTGTATAATGTATGTTTGGAGGGAGTATGCCGCTAATGAGTTCAGAATGCATCAATTATTCATGTCGAACAGAAGAACCCCATGGTTTATTGATTTGACAGATGGTTATGAGAGTCTGCACCTACCTTACATCATTGCAGTATTGTTAGGTTGGAACAAGAACTTTATGTGTCGTGAGGTCTATTACCAATACCGGGTTCAAAAATTGTAGCTAGTATGGTTGAAAGATATTACCATGGGCATATGAATTATGTAGTGCGTCGTGTGGTTATGACTTGGGTGTATATATATGTTTTGGTACAACTCATGGAGATTGATACAGTGTATGTATGCAAGGAATTTGATCTTATAGGAAATtatggatgttggaatttggttctaaggcttgtggacTAAGGTAACAGGAAGGGTCTTTAGTCTGGATTGAGCTAATTTGCTCATATGGATTGTGATAGtacaggtaggtgcacgaggagTATACAGTGATTTTGGAAACTTTGGAACGGTTCTTGACACGTTCGAGAATAAAGGTATGTTTAAGTAGGGAGAATGTAACGTtcagaccggtcattttgagctctagcatgtcgttcggcggtttgaggccttgagtagcttcactttatatattatgacttgcgcatGTAGTCAGGTTTGATTAtcaggaagtttggagttgatttggaagaataactcTCAATTCAAAAGCTTAAAGtcgtaagagttgaccaaggtttgacttttgagtaaatgacctcggaatcaagatttgaaggttatTATAGGGTCATAAggtgatttcgtacttgggcgtatgtttgggttgagtatcggatggtccgaGAGCGATTCAACGCGTATTATCAGAAGTTTGGATTTTAAAGGTTTTgaaatttgctaagtttgacttggagtggACTTCGGTGTTATTGGACTCTAGGTGGTGTTCcgggaccttggataggttcGTTTAACTGATTGAAACTTGTATGTGAAGTTTGGTCGGGATCCGGTATGTCTAGGTGTGATTCGTACGCGTAGACGaaggttgaaggtttgaaagtcaAAAGAatgattttgatcgtcgattcgtaattttgatgttattcatggcGTTTCAATCCTTttgataagtttggataaggtattaggACTGGTTGATaggattggacggggtcccgagggcctcagagGTGATTCAGGATGGTTtcagaccaagtttgggtgttttactgctgctggttgctggtgttggtgttgtgcttcgcgatcgcgaggggaTGTCCAcaatcgcgatgaaggaattggTGGGCTGCAaaagtcgcgaacgcgaagaaggattttggatgGGGAAGCTGGTTACCATTTGCGAATGCAAAGCAAGCTCCGCGAATGCGAGATGGATTTGGCTctgcttcgcgaatgcaaaggtacAAGCGTGAGTGCGAAGAAGGAAGGGAAGGTTGGGTCTGGCAGGCATTAAGCCTTCG from Nicotiana tomentosiformis chromosome 11, ASM39032v3, whole genome shotgun sequence encodes:
- the LOC104113554 gene encoding phosphoglycerate kinase, chloroplastic, translating into MASATASHTLCGIPATSSSTTNKAIAPSSARFLAKTPLRRLGFAGAAADSLFTNHVAAKLRSLKGSSKPVRGVASMAKKSVGDLTAAELKGKKVFVRADLNVPLDDSQNITDDTRIRAAVPTIKHLMANGAKVILSSHLGRPKGVTPKYSLAPLVPRLSELLGIQVVKAEDCIGPEVEKLVASLPEGSVLLLENVRFYKEEEKNEPEFAKKLASLADLYVNDAFGTAHRAHASTEGVTKFLKPSVAGFLLQKELDYLVGAVSSPKRPFAAIVGGSKVSSKIGVIESLLEKCDILLLGGGMIFTFYKAQGLSVGSSLVEEDKLELATSLLEKAKAKGVSLLLPSDVVIADKFAPDANSKIVPASAIPDGWMGLDIGPDSVKTFNDALDTTKTVIWNGPMGVFEFDKFAVGTEAIAKKLADLSGKGVTTIIGGGDSVAAVEKVGVASVMSHISTGGGASLELLEGKVLPGVIALDEADAPVAV